A segment of the Burkholderia sp. PAMC 26561 genome:
GTACGGGCTTCCGGAACGCATGCTGCACGAAATCACCAAGGTCATGCCGTACTGGAGCGATCAGCTTCCGGGCTACACAACCGTGCTGGCTTGCAATGCGTTTGCCCACGAGGAATGCGGTCAATACAATGCCGCCGAAAAAGCCGGCTGGTCGGCAATCGAGTCGGACCCGGGCAATCTTTGGGCAACACACGCGCTGACTCACGTCATGGAGATGCAGGGACGGCGTGACGAAGGTATTGCGTTCCTGAACCAGCTCGAACCGCACTGGGAAACCGCGAACAACTTCAAGCATCACCTGTGGTGGCATCGTGCGATGTTTCATCTTGAACGGCGCGAGTTCGATCAGGTCCTGGATCTCTACAACCAGCGTTTTCGCGACCTCTCATCACCGTTGCTGCAGGCCGTCCCAGATTTGTATAACGATGTGCTGAACGCAACCTCGATGCTGTTCCGGCTGCAGCTCCACGGCATAAACGCAGGCAACCGATGGGATGAACTCGCGGATCTGGCCGAGGCCCGCATTGGCGACACGCTCGCGGCCCTGACGCTTCCGCACTGGATGTTGGCGCTGGCCGGTGCAGAGCGATGGGAGGCGGCCGAGCGTTTGCTCCGAGGGATTCGCGAAGCGGATTCAGTGCAGCGTGGCGAACGCCGGCAGATTCTCAGGGAAGCAGCCTTGCCGGTCAGTGAGGCCGTGTTGCTTCACGGGCGGCAGGAGTACGCAGCAAGTGTCGACGCGATGCTGCCTGCGCTCAGCCAAATGCAGCGGCTTGGCGGCAGTCATGCCCAGCGCGATGTCTTCGAGCAACTGTTCATTGATGCCGCCATGAAGTCCGGACGAGACGATGTTCTGCGGCTTCATCTGAATCGTGCGCTCGCGACGCATCCGGTCGGGCCGGCGGACCGGATTGGTTACGCTGCAGCGGCACGGCACGTCGGGATGACGCAGTTCAAGGTGTGAGACGGCCGCACCCCGTCTTCCACATTTCGCGTCGAACAAAAAACCCTTTGCGCAGGATTGCTCGACGCCATGAGACGTAAGCAATTAGTAATCACTGGAACGCGGGAAAACAAGTAACTGCCAGCACTAAATAGGCTCATACAGCAGCACATATAGGCTGCAGGATCGGCAAAAAATGCGCTGCAACAAAAATCCGGTTTTCTGAATGCGCCAAGAGTTCCAGACTTTCGGCCAAGCCAGTCTACAGGGCCGGTCGATCGCCTATGCTTCATTGCAGCATAAAGCCGGTTCGAAGGCGAGCGCGTAAAAACTCATCGCAGCATTTACCAGATTTCCGGACGACACATCTTTCGGTTGTCGTCTCCGCTTGTGCCCGACTACCCGTAATTTGATTTTAAGTAGTAAGCGAGGAGATATGCCGATGAGCACCCCCGACGAGCTGGCGCATGCAACACATTTTCCGGCAGAGGCCCCCACGGAGAAAAAGCGCGGCGCCATCCGTAATCGCCTGGTTCGAGGGGTAAAGCGCTTTCTTCCCGATTATGTGTTCGTCATGATCTCGCATCGCAAGAGAGTCGGGCGCTTTCCCAACCTGCGAAATCCCACGACCTTCAATGAAATCGTTCTTGATCGTTGCCTTCATCCCAAACCGGTGTGGACCACGCTGACCGACAAGCTTGCCGTTCGTGACTACGTGGCAAGCAAGGTGGGCGAAAAGCATTTGATTCCCCTCATTGCAGTGCCCGATGTTTTCACGCGGGAAGTATTCGACTCGCTTCCCGCTTCGTTCGTCATGAAAGCGAATCACGGATGCGGATTCGTGAAGGTGGTCCGGGACAAGTCCACGGTGTCGTTCGAGCAACTTAGCCATCTCGCGGATGAATGGCTGGCGACCGATTTTTATCAAGCTTCACGCGAGCGGCATTATCGGCCGATCAAGCCCCGGCTCTACTTCGAGAAGTTGTTGCTCGACAAGAGCGGCATGGTCCCCGCCGATTTGAAAATGAATATCTTCGGCCGCAAGCAAGGCGAGCCGTTCATCTATACGGGCGTGGTCTCCGACCGCTTCGGCAGTCCAAGACATGACTTCTACGACGCGCGCTGGAACCGGCTCGACTTCGAGCTGGGCGGATACCCGCGCAGCACGGTTCCTGCGCCGCCGTTGCCGAACTGGGACGAGATCGTCAGGATCGCCTCGGTCTTGTCAGAAGGGCTCGGTTATGTGCGCGTGGACCTTTATGCGCCAGACAACGAAATATTCTTCGGCGAACTGACGTTCACGCCGGGCGCTGGCGTCTCGCGTTTTACGCCCGACGATCTCGACTATGACTGGGGCCGGTTGATCAGGGAAATGCCGGCATCGTAAGTGACGAATGAAACACGAGCCCTTGAGACAGGCATAAACACCGTGGCGATCGCAAAAATAAATCCTGATAAATCGCGCGTCCATCTGGTGATCCGAATTCAGCATCGATGAGGTTGGACCATGGCAACAGGCCTGTCAGATTCAGAACGTCTGTCTCTTGAAGAAGCCTCAACCGACGAAGGCTTCTCCAGGATTCTCGGCTGGATCGAACATTTTCTATGCGCCCCTAACACCGAGCTCGGAAGGCTCGGGGACGTATGTCCGTTTGCAAAGACTGCCTTGCTGAAAAGGTCGGTCGAGTTCTACAGAAATCGTTCCAGCAGCGTTCCGGATCTCCTGGCGGACCTGGAATTGCACATGGAGGAATTCCTGCAAGCCGGCTCGACGCAGGACGTCTACCGTTGCCGGATCATCGTGCCGTGCGGAGTCGACGACATCGTAAGCGCAGTAGAATATGTGCAGAAGCAACTGAAGCCGGCGTTTGTTGAACGGCACCTGATGATTGGTCAGTTCTTTCAGGAATGCGCGGAACCTGGGCTTTGGAACAAGGAATTTCGCCCGCTGCAAGCGCCGGTTCCATTGATTGCCATCCGCAACATGGTGCCAACGGATATTGCGTTCCTGTACGACGATGAAAACTACGTGCGCGCATACCTGGAAAAATTCGGAAGGCGCGGAAGCATCGCCCTTCGCCAATTCGAGACTGCAATGGAGGCGCATAAATGAAGTCGTCGAAAGTTGATGTTTTTGCGGACCATGTCTACAGAAACAATATCTTTATCGAGAAGCTCGACTTGGGTTTCTCGCAGTTTTTCCTGAAGTCTCCGACTGGCGATACCCTCTGTATCGAGACCGGAATGCGAGGCGACTTCCCGCTGATGAAGTCGAACTTGCTGTCTGCCGGCATAGATGTCGCAACGGTCAACAGCGTCATTGTTCCTCACTTCGAAGCCGATGAAATGGGCGCCCTGCCCGACTTCATCACACTCAACAAGAATCTGGTTGCGTACGCTCATCCGATCTGCTCGCATGCGCTTGCGGACATTTTCTCCGTCAAGACAAAACCTTTGAAGGACGAAGTCCCGATCACCATCAGCGGTGAAGTACTCGTTCCGATTTTCGCGAAGCACGTTCACCAGTGGGACGCGCTGGTCATCTACGTTCCTCGGCTCAAGGCGCTTTTCTCATCCGACGTCTTC
Coding sequences within it:
- a CDS encoding ATP-grasp fold amidoligase family protein translates to MSTPDELAHATHFPAEAPTEKKRGAIRNRLVRGVKRFLPDYVFVMISHRKRVGRFPNLRNPTTFNEIVLDRCLHPKPVWTTLTDKLAVRDYVASKVGEKHLIPLIAVPDVFTREVFDSLPASFVMKANHGCGFVKVVRDKSTVSFEQLSHLADEWLATDFYQASRERHYRPIKPRLYFEKLLLDKSGMVPADLKMNIFGRKQGEPFIYTGVVSDRFGSPRHDFYDARWNRLDFELGGYPRSTVPAPPLPNWDEIVRIASVLSEGLGYVRVDLYAPDNEIFFGELTFTPGAGVSRFTPDDLDYDWGRLIREMPAS
- a CDS encoding tetratricopeptide repeat protein; translated protein: MTYDAQGLVISTTTGDEAGDAYRFAIDGYLYYKADLGARLAKLLAQDPGFVMAHVLTGYFAMMPLNASHLGTARQALAQAQRYAVHATHRERSHVAALAHWIDGDLDHALSVWEEILAAHPRDLLALRVHHNTAFWYGLPERMLHEITKVMPYWSDQLPGYTTVLACNAFAHEECGQYNAAEKAGWSAIESDPGNLWATHALTHVMEMQGRRDEGIAFLNQLEPHWETANNFKHHLWWHRAMFHLERREFDQVLDLYNQRFRDLSSPLLQAVPDLYNDVLNATSMLFRLQLHGINAGNRWDELADLAEARIGDTLAALTLPHWMLALAGAERWEAAERLLRGIREADSVQRGERRQILREAALPVSEAVLLHGRQEYAASVDAMLPALSQMQRLGGSHAQRDVFEQLFIDAAMKSGRDDVLRLHLNRALATHPVGPADRIGYAAAARHVGMTQFKV
- a CDS encoding DUF6875 domain-containing protein, whose protein sequence is MATGLSDSERLSLEEASTDEGFSRILGWIEHFLCAPNTELGRLGDVCPFAKTALLKRSVEFYRNRSSSVPDLLADLELHMEEFLQAGSTQDVYRCRIIVPCGVDDIVSAVEYVQKQLKPAFVERHLMIGQFFQECAEPGLWNKEFRPLQAPVPLIAIRNMVPTDIAFLYDDENYVRAYLEKFGRRGSIALRQFETAMEAHK
- a CDS encoding MBL fold metallo-hydrolase, encoding MKSSKVDVFADHVYRNNIFIEKLDLGFSQFFLKSPTGDTLCIETGMRGDFPLMKSNLLSAGIDVATVNSVIVPHFEADEMGALPDFITLNKNLVAYAHPICSHALADIFSVKTKPLKDEVPITISGEVLVPIFAKHVHQWDALVIYVPRLKALFSSDVFMRYGPVEERPGDPVQEIVASIENSGYLPSIEYLHAALEKIKKYDIEWIFPMHGPAIHNNVAATIDGLIEYCLKDRHKETVEG